A genomic window from Triticum urartu cultivar G1812 chromosome 7, Tu2.1, whole genome shotgun sequence includes:
- the LOC125521559 gene encoding uncharacterized protein LOC125521559 isoform X1, translating into MEDARLEFLLDAVDRISLCEGFADSLDDPDPVPLAVFPRVDVAPTAQVDSNDGSGCGQRCWVRSRRGAAGNRSDQSTDRLNARLRLGQKGYRLVIVQRVLNEKCGSVYLSLLLLG; encoded by the exons ATGGAAGATGCTAGGCTCGAGTTCCTGCTTGATGCCGTGGACAG GATTTCGCTATGTGAAGGGTTCGCGGACAGTTTAGATGATCCAGATCCAGTCCCTCTGGCGGTGTTCCCACGAGTTGATGTAGCCCCTACTGCTCAGGTGGACTCAAATGACGGCTCAGGTTGCGGGCAAAGATGTTGGGTGCGCAGTCGCAGGGGAGCCGCAGGCAATCGATCTGATCAATCAACGGACAGGCTGAACGCGAGGCTCCGGCTTGGGCAAAAAG GTTATCGGCTTGTCATTGTGCAGCGTGTGCTGAACGAGAAGTGTGGTTCAGTGTATTTGTCGTTGCTTCTTCTTGGATGA
- the LOC125521559 gene encoding uncharacterized protein LOC125521559 isoform X2, giving the protein MEDARLEFLLDAVDRISLCEGFADSLDDPDPVPLAVFPRVDVAPTAQVDSNDGSGCGQRCWVRSRRGAAGNRSDQSTDRLNARLRLGQKVTKLQDYEEPRDGGSGGTRNVEE; this is encoded by the exons ATGGAAGATGCTAGGCTCGAGTTCCTGCTTGATGCCGTGGACAG GATTTCGCTATGTGAAGGGTTCGCGGACAGTTTAGATGATCCAGATCCAGTCCCTCTGGCGGTGTTCCCACGAGTTGATGTAGCCCCTACTGCTCAGGTGGACTCAAATGACGGCTCAGGTTGCGGGCAAAGATGTTGGGTGCGCAGTCGCAGGGGAGCCGCAGGCAATCGATCTGATCAATCAACGGACAGGCTGAACGCGAGGCTCCGGCTTGGGCAAAAAG TTACTAAACTACAAGACTATGAAGAGCCAAGGGACGGAGGGAGTGGTGGCACAAGAAACGTTGAGGAATAG